In Streptomyces sp. NBC_00306, a single genomic region encodes these proteins:
- a CDS encoding PspC domain-containing protein produces MTSPTTPQATQEGAPETHPDAPLRRTPRQKVLAGVCGGLGRYFDLDPVIFRIVIGVLSVTGGVGLIFYGFAWLLIPQEDDDETEGRRLLSGRVEGASLTAVFLALIGCGLFLTMLSNGGTIAFAVLLSVAAAGAAVWSQRRRSVVPEGAPLDPATAHAVAEAPPETKAPPAPDSPSWWRDPIVKDGTTGPVPSGYLWGPESALGEAVQPKRERPARTRARGPRGIGGTVFLLALAAGGTGTAASWETHPLGTSLQIGLVCALAVFGLGLLVSSVLGRTGFGTVLMTGITAVLLAGAAALPKDISTEWARTDWKPASVAAVAPRYELGSGIGTLDLSAAAVPAGETLSTRVEVGAGGVKVVVPKNAPVKLRAEVGLGDIRLPGDAKNDIDVQPGQQRQQTLSPPAGVKPSGTIELRLEVGVGQVEVTRAAS; encoded by the coding sequence ATGACTTCGCCGACCACGCCGCAGGCGACTCAGGAAGGGGCGCCCGAGACGCACCCCGACGCGCCGCTGCGCCGCACACCCCGCCAGAAGGTGCTGGCGGGCGTCTGCGGCGGGCTCGGCCGTTACTTCGACCTCGATCCGGTCATCTTCCGGATCGTGATCGGTGTGCTGTCGGTGACCGGCGGCGTGGGCCTGATCTTCTACGGCTTCGCCTGGCTGCTGATCCCGCAGGAGGACGACGACGAGACCGAGGGGCGGCGGCTGCTGTCGGGCCGGGTCGAGGGCGCGTCCTTGACGGCGGTGTTTCTCGCGCTGATCGGCTGCGGGCTGTTCCTCACGATGCTGAGCAACGGGGGCACGATCGCCTTCGCCGTGCTCCTGTCCGTCGCGGCCGCCGGCGCGGCCGTGTGGTCGCAGCGTCGCCGCAGCGTCGTTCCCGAAGGTGCGCCGCTGGATCCGGCGACGGCGCACGCGGTCGCCGAGGCACCGCCGGAGACGAAGGCGCCGCCCGCCCCCGACAGTCCGTCCTGGTGGCGCGACCCGATCGTCAAGGACGGCACGACGGGGCCGGTGCCGTCCGGCTATCTGTGGGGCCCGGAGTCGGCGCTCGGGGAGGCGGTCCAGCCGAAGCGGGAGCGCCCCGCCCGGACCCGTGCGCGCGGTCCGCGCGGCATCGGCGGCACGGTGTTCCTGCTCGCCCTGGCCGCCGGCGGTACGGGCACGGCCGCGAGCTGGGAGACCCATCCGCTGGGCACGAGCCTGCAGATCGGTCTGGTCTGCGCGCTGGCGGTGTTCGGCCTCGGACTGCTGGTCAGTTCGGTGCTGGGCCGTACCGGCTTCGGCACGGTGCTGATGACGGGGATCACGGCGGTTCTGCTGGCGGGCGCCGCCGCGCTTCCGAAGGACATCAGTACCGAGTGGGCGCGGACGGACTGGAAGCCGGCCTCGGTCGCGGCCGTGGCACCGCGGTACGAACTGGGCTCGGGCATCGGCACTCTCGACCTCTCCGCCGCCGCCGTCCCCGCGGGCGAGACCCTGTCGACACGGGTGGAGGTCGGGGCCGGGGGCGTGAAGGTCGTCGTCCCGAAGAACGCTCCGGTGAAGCTGCGGGCCGAGGTCGGACTGGGCGACATCAGGCTGCCCGGCGACGCGAAGAACGACATCGACGTCCAGCCCGGTCAGCAGCGGCAGCAGACGCTGTCGCCGCCCGCCGGGGTCAAGCCGTCGGGCACGATCGAACTCCGCCTCGAAGTGGGCGTCGGACAGGTGGAGGTGACCCGTGCCGCGTCGTGA
- a CDS encoding DoxX family protein has translation MTHTYRTTSGYGTIDGGHHGGWRERASQYALLPLRIFLGVTFIYAGIDKLTDSQFMAASGTGSVGDLMRSVRDSSAVPGLVDLALKSPENFGYAIAFGELAVGIGTLVGLLARLAAFGGALISLSLWLTVSWQTEPYYYGNDLAYLMAWLPLVLAGASVLSVDAAIASRRRRTL, from the coding sequence ATGACACATACATATCGGACGACATCCGGCTACGGCACGATCGACGGCGGACACCACGGCGGCTGGAGGGAGCGGGCGAGTCAGTACGCCCTGCTGCCGCTGCGGATCTTCCTCGGCGTGACCTTCATCTACGCGGGGATCGACAAGCTCACCGACAGCCAGTTCATGGCGGCGAGCGGCACCGGCTCGGTCGGGGACCTGATGCGCAGTGTGCGGGACAGCTCCGCCGTCCCCGGGCTCGTCGACCTCGCCCTCAAGAGCCCCGAGAACTTCGGCTACGCGATCGCCTTCGGAGAGCTCGCCGTCGGCATCGGCACCCTCGTCGGACTGCTCGCCCGGCTGGCCGCGTTCGGTGGCGCGCTCATCTCGCTGAGCCTGTGGCTGACCGTCAGCTGGCAGACCGAGCCGTACTACTACGGCAACGACCTGGCCTACCTGATGGCCTGGCTGCCGCTGGTGCTCGCCGGGGCGTCGGTCCTGTCCGTCGACGCCGCCATCGCCTCCCGGCGACGGCGCACCTTGTAG